The Catenuloplanes niger genome includes a window with the following:
- the rsmI gene encoding 16S rRNA (cytidine(1402)-2'-O)-methyltransferase — MADGGRLILLGAPLGNVGDASARLREALASADVVAAEDTRRLARLARDLDVTVAGRVVSYFEGNEERRTPELVEALRGGAVVAIVTDGGMPSVSDPGYRLVRAALDAEIPVTAAPGPSAVTTALALSGLPSDRFCFEGFLPRSGSARRSRLRELAAEPRTLVFFEAPHRISGTLTDLAAVFGADRSAAVCRELTKTYEEVRRGALATLAGWAAESGPRGEITVVVAGAAPSSGDRPSDEQLKAEVAEEEATGVSRRDAVTAVAALHGLRRREVYNLVTGG; from the coding sequence GTGGCAGACGGCGGACGGCTGATCCTGCTGGGTGCGCCGCTGGGCAACGTCGGGGACGCGTCCGCGCGGCTCCGCGAGGCGCTGGCGTCGGCCGACGTGGTGGCGGCGGAGGACACCCGGCGGCTGGCCCGGCTCGCCCGGGACCTGGACGTGACCGTGGCCGGCCGGGTGGTCTCCTACTTCGAGGGGAACGAGGAGCGGCGTACCCCGGAACTGGTCGAGGCGCTGCGCGGCGGCGCGGTGGTGGCGATCGTGACGGACGGCGGCATGCCGAGCGTGTCCGACCCCGGATACCGCCTGGTCCGGGCCGCGCTGGACGCGGAGATCCCGGTGACGGCCGCGCCCGGGCCGAGCGCGGTGACCACCGCGCTGGCGCTCTCCGGGCTGCCGAGCGACCGGTTCTGCTTCGAGGGCTTCCTGCCACGGTCCGGCTCCGCGCGCCGCTCCCGGCTCCGTGAACTCGCCGCCGAGCCGCGCACGCTGGTGTTCTTCGAGGCACCGCACCGGATCTCCGGCACGCTCACGGACCTGGCGGCGGTCTTCGGCGCGGACCGGTCCGCCGCGGTCTGCCGCGAGCTGACCAAGACCTATGAGGAGGTACGCCGCGGCGCGCTCGCCACGCTGGCCGGCTGGGCGGCGGAGTCCGGGCCGCGCGGGGAGATCACGGTGGTGGTGGCCGGCGCGGCGCCGTCGTCCGGTGACCGCCCCTCGGACGAGCAGCTGAAGGCGGAGGTGGCGGAGGAGGAGGCGACCGGCGTCTCGCGCCGCGACGCGGTGACGGCCGTGGCCGCGCTGCACGGCCTGCGCCGCCGCGAGGTGTACAACCTCGTCACCGGCGGCTGA
- a CDS encoding dolichyl-phosphate-mannose--protein mannosyltransferase, whose protein sequence is MTSAATAQTEGLADPAIDPDAPAKATSPAQTGDSGVPAIVRRRLVPWDRRFDGYSWAATGFVVAIAALVRLVGLATPKGLIFDEVYYATDAYDMLSRGIEWNEETNGPAYVVHPPLGKWLIALGQAVFGNNEFGWRISAAVAGILSVLILTRLATRLFGSVILGCTAGLLLALDGFHVVMSRTALLDIFLQFFVLAAFAALVLDRDHRRRHWLHAIERGTVQPTGRIVFAFPGGVPWWRLVAALMLGCALGVKWSALSVLPAFFLLVWLWEGGAQRTAGIRWGYLKSIPYALGWSLIAGVIIFVVYLTTWTGWLVTDDGYFRHWLADSGREEPPVIGALINLWHYHDEAYGFHNQLVTKHPYQSWPWQWLLLGRPVAFFWNSDLPCDASQCAAEVLLLGTPVLWWSFVPAVFALIWFGIARRDWRALFILLGVLSSFLPWFYYAVAESRTMFSFYILPAVPFFVLAVVYVLGAIMTPTSPAQRLDPEAVLERRKVGAVVLGVYVILVAVCFWYFYPVFVGESIPYSDWSARMWLGSRWI, encoded by the coding sequence GTGACCTCGGCGGCAACAGCGCAGACAGAAGGCCTCGCGGACCCGGCGATCGACCCCGACGCTCCCGCGAAGGCCACCTCACCTGCCCAAACGGGTGACAGCGGCGTCCCCGCGATCGTGCGGCGGCGGCTGGTCCCGTGGGATCGGCGGTTCGACGGCTATTCGTGGGCCGCCACCGGTTTCGTGGTGGCGATCGCGGCGCTGGTCCGGCTGGTCGGGCTGGCGACACCCAAGGGCCTGATCTTCGACGAGGTCTACTACGCGACCGACGCCTACGACATGCTGTCCCGCGGCATCGAGTGGAACGAGGAGACCAACGGCCCGGCGTACGTGGTGCATCCGCCGCTGGGCAAGTGGCTGATCGCGCTCGGCCAGGCGGTCTTCGGCAACAACGAGTTCGGCTGGCGGATCTCCGCCGCGGTGGCCGGCATCCTGTCCGTGCTGATCCTGACCCGGCTGGCGACCCGCCTGTTCGGCTCCGTGATCCTGGGCTGCACGGCCGGCCTGCTGCTCGCGCTGGACGGGTTCCACGTGGTGATGTCGCGGACCGCGCTGCTCGACATCTTCCTGCAGTTCTTCGTCCTGGCCGCGTTCGCCGCGCTGGTGCTGGACCGCGACCACCGCCGGCGGCACTGGCTGCACGCGATCGAGCGCGGGACGGTGCAGCCGACCGGCCGGATCGTGTTCGCGTTCCCGGGCGGTGTGCCGTGGTGGCGGCTGGTCGCGGCGCTGATGCTCGGCTGCGCGCTCGGCGTGAAGTGGAGCGCGCTCTCCGTCCTGCCGGCGTTCTTCCTGCTGGTGTGGCTCTGGGAGGGCGGCGCGCAGCGTACCGCCGGGATCCGCTGGGGTTATCTGAAGTCGATCCCGTACGCGCTGGGCTGGAGCCTGATCGCCGGCGTGATCATCTTCGTGGTCTACCTGACCACCTGGACCGGCTGGCTGGTCACCGACGACGGCTACTTCCGGCACTGGCTGGCGGACAGCGGCCGCGAGGAACCGCCGGTGATCGGCGCGCTGATCAACCTGTGGCACTACCACGACGAGGCGTACGGCTTCCACAACCAGCTGGTGACGAAGCATCCGTACCAGTCGTGGCCGTGGCAGTGGCTGCTGCTGGGGCGCCCGGTCGCGTTCTTCTGGAACAGCGACCTGCCGTGTGACGCGTCGCAGTGCGCGGCCGAGGTGCTGCTGCTCGGCACGCCGGTGCTGTGGTGGTCGTTCGTCCCGGCCGTGTTCGCGCTGATCTGGTTCGGCATCGCGCGGCGGGACTGGCGGGCGCTGTTCATCCTGCTGGGCGTGCTGAGCAGCTTCCTGCCGTGGTTCTACTACGCGGTGGCGGAGAGCCGGACGATGTTCTCGTTCTACATCCTGCCGGCGGTGCCGTTCTTCGTGCTGGCCGTGGTCTACGTGCTCGGCGCGATCATGACGCCCACGTCGCCGGCCCAGCGCCTCGACCCGGAGGCGGTGCTGGAGCGCCGCAAGGTCGGCGCGGTGGTGCTCGGCGTCTACGTGATCCTGGTGGCGGTCTGCTTCTGGTACTTCTACCCGGTCTTCGTGGGTGAGTCGATCCCCTACTCCGACTGGTCGGCCCGCATGTGGCTGGGGAGTCGCTGGATCTGA
- a CDS encoding bifunctional polysaccharide deacetylase/glycosyltransferase family 2 protein: MIVTPPRSDAAPPPRRHARATTARRIVPRPRLLVATTLLVLLASVLMVRAYAAAALSPDGLHTSSGKQGAVPAEIVGGGPIINTARGGAQSYRLPEKTIALTFDDGPDPWWTPKVLRTLAEHDVDATFFVVGSGSARHPDLVRQVATEGHELGVHTFTHPDLTRMAGWQRRIEYSQTQMAIASATGVKTSLIRFPYSSHAYAIDDENWPLYREAGDLGYLPVLNDTDSKDWARPGVEQIIKNSTPEGTQGAIILFHDAGGDRAQTVAALDRFIPMMKERGYRFVTVSQGLTQAMKSAAPAGNATARTEQAASDGEIWRGSALVWVIRIADTTVDALGVLFVIAGALTLIRTLLMLVLAGRHARKRRAKGFRWGPEVTAPVSVIVPAYNEKEGIEAAVRSLAGGDYPHIEVVVVDDGSSDETAALAEGLGLPNVRVVRIPNGGKPNALNTGVAFASHDLIVMVDGDTIFEPDSIRRLVQPFADPTVGAVAGNVKVGNRNSLVARWQHIEYVIGFNLDRRLYETLRCMPTVPGAIGAFRRQALRQAGGMSDETLAEDTDVTMAFLRNGWHVVYEENARAWTEAPAKLSQLWKQRYRWSYGTMQAMWKHRKALVESGPSGRFGRVGLPILALFGVTLPLLAPVIDLLTLYGLLFLGRTETVIAWFTMLVMQIVTAMVAFRLDRESMRPLWTLPLQQFAYRQLMYLVLIQSAVTALTGARLRWHKLQRTGDALVGTAPRDRTPVG, encoded by the coding sequence GTGATAGTGACGCCGCCCCGCTCGGACGCCGCCCCACCGCCCCGGCGGCACGCCCGCGCCACGACCGCCCGCCGCATCGTCCCGCGTCCCCGCCTGCTGGTCGCCACCACGCTGCTGGTGCTGCTGGCCAGCGTGCTCATGGTCCGCGCGTACGCCGCTGCGGCGCTCTCCCCGGACGGGTTGCACACCAGCTCCGGCAAGCAGGGCGCCGTCCCGGCGGAGATCGTCGGGGGCGGCCCGATCATCAACACCGCGCGGGGCGGCGCGCAGTCGTACCGGCTGCCGGAGAAGACCATCGCGCTGACGTTCGACGACGGGCCGGACCCGTGGTGGACGCCGAAGGTGCTGCGCACGCTGGCCGAGCACGACGTGGACGCCACGTTCTTCGTGGTCGGCAGCGGGTCGGCGCGGCACCCGGACCTGGTCCGGCAGGTCGCGACGGAGGGCCACGAGCTGGGCGTGCACACGTTCACCCACCCGGACCTGACCCGGATGGCGGGCTGGCAGCGGCGGATCGAGTACTCGCAGACGCAGATGGCGATCGCCAGCGCGACCGGGGTGAAGACGTCGCTGATCCGCTTCCCGTACTCGTCGCACGCGTACGCGATCGACGACGAGAACTGGCCGCTCTACCGGGAGGCCGGCGACCTCGGTTACCTGCCGGTGCTGAACGACACGGACAGCAAGGACTGGGCGCGGCCGGGCGTCGAGCAGATCATCAAGAACTCCACGCCGGAGGGCACCCAGGGCGCGATCATCCTGTTCCACGACGCCGGTGGCGACCGCGCGCAGACCGTGGCGGCACTGGACCGCTTCATCCCGATGATGAAGGAGCGCGGCTACCGGTTCGTGACCGTCTCGCAGGGCCTGACCCAGGCGATGAAGTCCGCGGCGCCGGCCGGCAACGCGACCGCGCGGACCGAGCAGGCGGCCTCGGACGGCGAGATCTGGCGCGGTTCCGCGCTGGTGTGGGTGATCCGGATCGCGGACACCACGGTCGACGCGCTCGGCGTGCTGTTCGTGATCGCCGGCGCGCTGACGCTGATCCGTACCCTGCTGATGCTGGTGCTCGCCGGCCGGCACGCACGCAAGCGGCGGGCGAAGGGTTTCCGCTGGGGGCCGGAGGTGACGGCGCCGGTCTCGGTGATCGTCCCGGCCTACAACGAGAAGGAGGGCATCGAGGCGGCCGTGCGGTCACTGGCCGGTGGCGACTACCCGCACATCGAGGTGGTGGTGGTCGACGACGGCTCCAGCGACGAGACCGCGGCGCTCGCCGAGGGGCTGGGCCTGCCGAACGTGCGGGTGGTCCGGATCCCGAACGGCGGCAAGCCGAACGCGCTGAACACCGGCGTCGCGTTCGCCTCGCACGACCTGATCGTGATGGTGGACGGCGACACGATCTTCGAGCCGGACTCGATCCGTCGGCTGGTGCAGCCGTTCGCGGACCCGACCGTGGGCGCGGTGGCCGGCAACGTGAAGGTCGGCAACCGGAACAGCCTGGTCGCGCGCTGGCAGCACATCGAGTACGTGATCGGTTTCAACCTGGACCGCCGGCTCTACGAGACGCTGCGCTGCATGCCGACCGTGCCGGGTGCGATCGGCGCGTTCCGGCGGCAGGCGCTGCGGCAGGCCGGCGGCATGAGCGACGAGACGCTGGCCGAGGACACCGACGTGACCATGGCGTTCCTGCGCAACGGCTGGCACGTGGTGTACGAGGAGAACGCGCGCGCCTGGACCGAGGCGCCGGCCAAGCTGAGTCAACTGTGGAAGCAGCGCTACCGCTGGTCGTACGGCACCATGCAGGCGATGTGGAAGCACCGGAAGGCGCTGGTCGAGTCCGGGCCGTCGGGCCGGTTCGGCCGGGTCGGGCTGCCGATCCTGGCGCTGTTCGGCGTCACGCTGCCGCTGCTGGCCCCGGTGATCGACCTGCTGACGCTGTACGGCCTGCTGTTCCTGGGCCGCACCGAGACCGTGATCGCCTGGTTCACCATGCTGGTCATGCAGATCGTGACCGCGATGGTGGCGTTCCGGCTGGACCGGGAGTCGATGCGTCCGCTGTGGACGCTGCCGTTGCAGCAGTTCGCGTACCGGCAGCTGATGTATCTGGTGTTGATCCAGTCCGCGGTGACCGCGTTGACCGGCGCCCGGCTGCGCTGGCACAAGCTGCAGCGGACCGGCGACG